A region from the Drosophila ananassae strain 14024-0371.13 chromosome 2L, ASM1763931v2, whole genome shotgun sequence genome encodes:
- the LOC6500422 gene encoding myophilin, whose protein sequence is MAPRNKEQEQEVLNWIFAVLGEKVPSGQYEDILKDGIWLCKLANKLAPGSVKKIQERGTNFQLMENIQRFQAAVKKYGVPEEEIFQTADLFERRNIPQVTLSLYALARITQKHPEFTGPTLGPKMADKNERSFTEEQLRAHEGELNLQMGFNKGASQSGHGGFGNSRHM, encoded by the exons ATGGCt CCCCGCAACaaggaacaggaacaggaagTGCTCAACTGGATCTTTGCCGTGTTGGGCGAGAAGGTGCCCAGCGGACAGTACGAGGATATCCTCAAGGACGGCATCTGGCTGTGCAAGCTGGCCAACAAACTGGCCCCCGGATCCGTCAAGAAGATCCAGGAGCGTGGCACCAACTTCCAGCTGATGGAGAACATCCAGCGCTTCCAGGCGGCGGTAAAGAAGTACGGTGTGCCCGAGGAGGAGATCTTCCAGACTGCCGATCTCTTCGAGCGACGCAACATCCCCCAGGTCACCCTCTCCCTCTACGCCCTGGCACGCATT ACGCAAAAGCACCCTGAATTCACCGGCCCCACCCTAGGCCCCAAGATGGCCGACAAGAACGAGCGCAGCTTCACCGAGGAGCAGCTGCGCGCCCACGAGGGTGAGCTGAACCTGCAGATGGGCTTCAACAAGGGTGCCTCCCAGTCCGGACACGGTGGATTTGGCAACTCCCGCCACATGTAA